The DNA region GTCGACCGGTATGCCCTCGTCCGGGCGCAGGACGGTACGGAACGGCTGGGTGAGCCGGTGACCGGGGCGGACGCCGAGTGGCTGCGCCGCTGGTGGCCGTCGGCCGGGCCGGGCAGCCGCGCGGAGATCGGCCGCCCCCGCGACGAGGCCTGGGCGCGGGCGGTGTCCACGCTGGCCGGGGGGCTCGCCGTGGCAGTGGACTACGCCCATGCGCGGGAGGCGCGGCCCCCCTTCGGCACCCTGACCGGCTTCCGGGCCGGCCGCGAGGTCCGGCCGGTGCCGGACGGCAGCTGCGACCTCACCTCGCACGTGGCGCTGGACGCGTGCGCGGCGGCCGGGTCCGGGGCCGGCGCACCGCCCGAGCTCCTGAGCCAGCGCGAGGCGCTGCACCGCCTCGGGGTCGACGGCGAACGCCCGCCCCTGGCCCTGGCGTCGACCGACCCGGCCGGCTACGTACGGGCGCTCGCCTCGGCGGGCGAGGCGGCGGAACTCACGGCCCGGGGCGGCCTCGGCGACTTCGGCTGGCTGATGCAGCGCAGGGGCTGAGAACGGGGCCCGCGGCCCTGGGCTCGGAACCCCGGCGCGTTCACGCGATACTGGCCGCATGACGGAGACGACAGTCGGCATCGGCGGCGCGGCGGAGAGCACCGACATGGTGCTCAACATCGGTCCCCAGCACCCCTCCACCCACGGCGTGCTCCGACTGCGCATCGTCCTGGACGGCGAGCGCATCCAGCACGCCGAGCCGGTCATCGGCTACATGCACCGCGGCGCGGAGAAGCTGTTCGAGGCCCGCGACTACCGGCAGATCGTGATGCTCGCCAACCGCCACGACTGGCTGTCGGCGTTCTCCAACGAGCTGGGCGTCGTGATGGCCGTGGAGCGCATGCTCGGCATGGAGGTCCCGGAGCGCGCGGTCTGGACCCGCACCCTGCTCGCCGAGCTGAACCGGGTCCTGAACCATCTGATGTTCCTCGGTTCGTACCCGCTCGAACTCGGCGGGATCACCCCGGTGTTCTACGCCTTCCGCGAGCGCGAGGAGC from Streptomyces sp. NBC_01591 includes:
- a CDS encoding SAM-dependent methyltransferase, producing the protein MTDEWRGWQAATETALYGDGGFYRSPEGPAGHFRTSVHASPLFASAVARLLVRTARELGTGSVDLVDLGAGRGELLTGVLAALPAEGADGLAVRAYAVDLAARPPGLDPRIEWCAEPPPRTYGLLFANEWLDNVPTEVAETDADGVDRYALVRAQDGTERLGEPVTGADAEWLRRWWPSAGPGSRAEIGRPRDEAWARAVSTLAGGLAVAVDYAHAREARPPFGTLTGFRAGREVRPVPDGSCDLTSHVALDACAAAGSGAGAPPELLSQREALHRLGVDGERPPLALASTDPAGYVRALASAGEAAELTARGGLGDFGWLMQRRG